In the genome of Brachypodium distachyon strain Bd21 chromosome 3, Brachypodium_distachyon_v3.0, whole genome shotgun sequence, the window TTACTTTTTTTGTTGGCAAGTAAATCAAAGCTATAGAAAGTTTTGAGGAAAGACATTCTATGATTGTTCGATCTTAAGAGGACATGTCTAGTTAATTACCAAAAGTCATGCATTTAGCTACTTCACGGCAGCAAGCCGTTCATGATTATATGTATTATGGAGCATAGACAGGCATAGATGATTTCTAAATTGTGGAAAGTATCATTGTAAGATTAAAGAACTCAACAATGCCCTATTATTAGATATTGACCACTGAACATGTGATTTTTAAAATAAACTACATATTTACACTAGGGAGTATATTAACCATATGTGTATCACTGAACAAACGAGTATCTGTTTAGCAGTGAAGTAGGTTGAGGACTGCAAAGTATAGTTGTGGCAGAGTTAATCAGGTGGAGATGGATGGTGCATGGTGGAGTATATGTGCTGGGGAAGTTATGAGGGATGCATGTTGTGTGATGAAGGTCTGATGTGTtgtcagaaaataaaaatacagcGAGTCTAAGACCGTTCATGGTCAAGTGAAAGACATTGCATAGGATGAACATTTTGCATAGTTGAGTTTCTTTTTGTCAATTCCTTGTGAAACAATTTAATGATCTGAAAGAAAAAGTATTATGATATGCTTAGTAGTTTGTGCTTTTTGAACATTGTTTGCAGCTTGCACTTTTATGATCCACCTAGGATATATGATTGGATTTAATCTAAGTAAAACTAGGATGCACGACAATAGCTTAGATCGAAAATTTGGATATAAGTTGAATtaatgtttatattttttctgCACAGATCTAAATTTGCCTTTTACCTCTTCTGTCTTACTTAATTTCATGTACTGCATAGTTAAAATCCAGGAGGAGCATTAGGAAGTGCTTGGAAGTTAAGATTATTTGTAATTGTGTTTGTAATTTTATTATcagtttgtttttttagtctatcatgtactccctccgttctataattcttgtctcaaatttgccccaaaatagatgtatctattcctaaaaagtgtctaggtacatgtaagatttcgacaagaattatggaatggagggagtaccctTGGTGTGCTTGTATGTGCTGTGTATATAAAAGATTATCTATGTCTGTATCTTGACAAATTTTTACCATAAACAATTTCTGCTGGAAAAGTTTATCCAAAGTGATGACAAGTTCTCCTTACAAGGCAGTTTAAAGATGCCATAGAGTTGATTAATATGCCTAGTTATTAGCtgtggaaaaataaaaagaatgtTGGCCTGGGAATATTGGAGATATGCTATTTTTgctcatgaaaaaaaatctttgaaaaAAGCTGTACTTTTGTCCTGAAGCTTGTGTCTGAAGTTtagatttttcatttttttttcagctaCCTTAGAATCAATCACCAGATCTGTAGAACTGTAGGATAGAACTTTGTTGTTTTCTAATGCTTGCACATTTTTATCAGTTGATGAAAAACATAAATTGCTCATAAGCCTTTGGTTTGAGTCAATCTCAGATTATAGTTTATGGCCTATAGATACTAGGAAAGTATGCTGTAAAATTCTAATATGCTCATCTGTTTCCGTTTTATTGCATCACTTGACAAACTTCAATTTCAGGTCCTTCACAATATGGCCATCACAGAATCTTTCTTGGACGGTTGCtctgatccaaataaattgcttGAAATCCTTGACAAGGCTAAGGTAGGTTCTTTATTTCATTGTTTATTCACTACATGGCCTATTGACCTGTTATATGCTTCTTTGGTTGTTCCACGTGAATGCTGTTTTATGTGTTAAGCCAAAATACACCAAAACCAAACAGtgggaaaaaagaaagctaCGGAATCCTAAAAAACTGAAAGAGCAAAACCTGTACAGCTATCCTATGTTGACCCTATGTAGTTGTCCCACACATTATTTGTTTGAATGTGGGATACTGCAGAGGTGAATTTGAAATGTTATGTTATTGATGGAATGATATAATTTTGTCTTCCATCCAGCAATAGTAACCAAATCTGCATCCGTTGATCTATTCTAATGCTCAAATAGCCTAAACTTTCCCAAGGTGCATCTCTAATTTAAAAGTAACGTTGGAACTTGACCCACAAAAACCAAGAACAGCTGCACCGTTTGAATTCCAGAATCaattatttaaaaatatatggTGTCTATTTATCTCATCGATAAAGATAACTACAAGTAAAACTATGGGCACCAAGGTTCAAATAGGCGCTAGGTTCTAGGCGGGCATTTTGTGGTCGCCTAACGCCTGGCTTGCTTAGCCTAGGCGTTTATACTTTAGCAGGGACTGGTCGAATTAATGCTAGAAACAGGAGGTagagggtggtggtggagttTGAGGGAGGTCCCAGTAGTGGCAGAGCATGTAAGGTTGGAATCAGAGCCTGTGTTGGGTGGATGGCAGATCAGGGAAGACAACTCAGTTGATTTGACAGCCCAATACGGCTATGTTCCCAAAACCCACTAGTGAAACCTCCTGATGGTGAAATAGGCAATTTCAATAGTTTGAGGTTGCAATTCAAACAGTTTCAGAATTCGTAAGTGTTGAAAAGTGAACTTTTAACAGAATTTAGAGTTGAGAAGATTACTTTTATCATTAGTTTTTGTTTGGTGGAGAATTGCATACTTGATTAGTTGTTTCACGAATTGGCATGCTATGCTTGCATTTCTGGGAGATTGGAAGTAAGCAAGCTACATCGAACAATTGGTTGAAAAATGTATCATTATAAGTTTTTGTGAGATGATTATTCCCTTGCGTCATTATTAAAGACATAAACAACACTTTTACCAAGATTCTCTGTCCTTAAATGATGTTCATCTACTTTTTTCTGGAGAACCTCTGGTAGCAGTATCACTAActtgtatttgttttgttgtttatgCATAGTATATTTTTAGCACAGGCATGAAATGAAGCAAAGGATTTTTATGACGCTTTATGTTTTAGGCAAGACTTTAGTTTCTTTCAAACAAATATGGGTCTACTGCAAGTTAAACATAGTTCCGTTCCATCTCTAATCAGAAGGGGCTAGAAAATTTGATCCATGTAGGATGCTTCTGAATGTTACCAGCTGCTGTTGAGTCACGTTGCCTTATTGTATATAATTAACTCTAACATCGCATACAATCATACTTAGTTATGTCCAGCTAGCATTACATTTTGCGTAATAATGAAAGGTTACTAGTATTTTTGAGCTGGAAATTCTGCAATTGTGTGCTGCTTGTAGTTTGGTCAATTTTTCAGTATTTTCTTAATATGTTGCAACCTCCAAATATCATATTTACTTGGAAAAATCCctaattttttgcaaaaacattTTCAGAAAGGAAGCGAGGATCTTGCTTCTACATCTAGAGAGAAAGCTGAATCTCTCAATGGCGTAGGAATCAATGCTTCTTCAGGATCTAGAGGGAATACCATTCCACCACAAACTTCTGGTGCAACTAATGCAATGACAGCATATGGGGATGAGTTTGACACAACCATAATAACATTTAACACTGTATGTACTCACATTGGTATACTTTTTTACATTGGTTCCGTAGGTTTTTCGTTTGTTGAGGTGTTGTAAGTAATGTCCATTAGACAATACAGTGATGCAAAGATTAGCTGGAAGCATGTTGATGGGTTTGTTGTTTGTTGCTGAATATTATTGTTTATTGATTCTTTCCAGGCAGCTGTCCTTTATTATCTTCATGATTACTCCTTAGCGCTGTCTGTGCTAGAGCCATTATACAAAAACATTGAACCAATCGATGAGGTACTATAGCTGTTATTTCCGTATTATTCATTTTGTTGTTACCTTTCACTGATTGTTCTTCACCATTGCAGACAACTGCTCTCCGTGTGTGCTTTCTCCTATTGGATATTGCGCTAGCTTTGCAAGATGCAACAAAAGCTGCAGTAAGTTCTCTTTcatttcaaaaagaaaagctgtCTGCTTCATTGAATGCAGTTGCTTGTATGCAAAATTTGATCTGTTATATCATAGCTGCTCTGTGATTACATGCCCCAGAAAACTGTTGTCATACCCGTCAGACGTAATGCTTTATGTTGACTAGGCCTACTAGGAACTGCACAGCAGATTAGCCCCATGTGGCCTATTTCTCGTGTGTAAATAAAGCTATGCTAATCGAATAAGATGCAACCCTAAAGTTAACACAGCATCAGAGTCTCTGAACCTTAGCCACCATGCTGCTTCACTGCAGTCAGAACTAACaacaccgccgccgacctcctctGGCCATCATCTGTGTGATCAATTGTCTTCATCCTCAGATTGAGGCAAATCAAACTTCCAAATCTAGATTGATACAGGAAATCAAGATGATCTTAGATATCGATTAGATCAACCCTTTCCTTCGCTGCCAGCTCAGATGTAGCTTGATTGTGGCCTCTTCACTGTCAACTTGTCAAGAGGGACATCCGTCGATCcagagcagcagccagcaccATCCTTATTTCCGACATCCCCTACTCTCCTGACTTCAGACATCGCTCATTCCGAGCTTCCTTTTCCATCAAGCAGGTCTACGATATGTCCTTGGTCCTCCCTGAATCTTCCAGCCCCATTATCGCCACTTCCAAGAGGACATATGGCTCTGCTCCTGCCAGATCTTCTGCTGTTGTAGCTGGTGGTTCCTACTGGCACCATAAATCACTGCTGTTGTGGGGGCTGAGTAGAACAGACTATAGTTACTGGATTCAGTTGAACCGGCCAAACGCTGATCTAGATCAATCCCTGataccgatcgatcgatctagaTCAGGGTTTGAGATCGCTGCAGATCGTAAGAGATTCGTTGCTCGATACTTAGATCTCAAGCAAACCAGAAAGAAATCGCTGGTGGCTGCAGTGGGGGCAGCGGGCTTGAGAGGGTGAAGAAAGATGTGTAAAGTGGTCGAGTAAGGAGGAAGAAAACTATTATGCCTCCGCTTGCCATCATCAGTGCTCCATTCTTCTCAATTGGTCGCTATTGGTATTGGAAGAAGCGGAGATGCGTAGCAGCTTTTGTAGGCAGAGGAGCGGAGCAGCTTGGCTGTGGGGATGTAGCGGAGTAGTAGCAGACATGCAGCAGAAATGGCAAACGGGAAGTTGGATGAGCAGAGCAGCTGGAGAAATTGAAGTGGCGGCGCGGCTTGAGAGGGTTAACAGGCCTATGTGGGCTTGAAAGAGATACAGTCACGATTTTCTATTTAGCATAATTAATTAGGCTTCTTCCTACAAAAAAATAGTCAGGCTACTCGATGCTTTATCGAGCTATGTAATATAATTAAGAGTTTTGAGATATAaaaacaacttttttttcaactagtgattctttttcagtttttctaGAAAACTGATAGGGGTCAGCCCAATCGTCCGATTCACAAATCGTTCATCAGATGCATGAATCGGAGATGTATACCCCCCCCCGCCAAACTCGATTTGTACATAGTGAATGAATCGTGAACCGAATGAACAGACCATGTCACCTGTTGGTAACTCAGCACTGCTCTTGGgagggaaggagggagggTCAACTTCGGCTATGGGATGCTCGTCAACTTATATGATCAATTTTCTCCTCGAACTACTGGATTGGAAATTCTGTGTTTGTTATGTGTTGTGGATGGTCTGGTGCATCTTGTTTTCCGTTCATGGATGTAGATTTGCATTGCTAAGGTTCATAGATGTACTTGAACTTGATTGCATCATGCAGATAAAGGACCTTTGGTGTAACATACTCATGTTTAATAAATACATCCTACTTATTGTTTAATTGCCATTACATTCCATAATAAACTTGGTCACATGGGCTACACATATTTACGATACCAGTGGCTTTTAAGCATTGAACCATGTTTGTGGACTGAAAAGTAATTTGAGTTTGCAATTAGGAATCCCTAGATATAGCAAAATGGTTCATCACAGACATTTTAGAAGAACAATTATGCGACCTTTTTATTCATTTGCCCTGTTCTGATTGGGATGCAGTATAACCAAGTGAGCCTGTTCTATGGACTATGGCACAAGTATGCAATCTTGATTCAGTTTTAGTATCAGGTTTTTGACTATATTACAATCACCATAAGCTTTATGACATGCTAGCACAATACCTGTGCGTTGGTTCAGACTAAATAAAATACACTAAAGATTTACAGAAAATGGTGTACtattatctttttttaatagaaatggaagctttattacCCCTGGCCTAAAGTCTTACATTATTCgccaaaaacacaaaacaagTGACCGAATCAAAAAGTGTGACAAGCCACACCATGAGCTGACCTGCAAACTAAGCAACTAGCGCGCCACCCAAACCAGGATGTAACCTTGCTGGTGATCCACTCTAGATGCTTGGCGCCAGCCTCCATCGTCTATTGCCTTAGATCACATATAATCCATATTTGTTCTCATCTCACTGATTCGTGTGAAATAAACAAGTGATGTAATTTGAAGGTGTGATGGACCACCGTCACCAATTGAGTCTTCTGTAGGAGTAAAGACATGAAGTTAGTTGGCTTTATTGTTGAGTTTGCAATTAGGATCCCCTAGATATAGCAATGGTTCATCACAGGCATTTCAGAAGAACAATCATGTGGCTTTTCTGTTCATGTGCCCAGTTCTGATTGGCCTGTAGTATAACCAAGTGACCTGTTGTATGGATACAAGTATGCAATCTCGATTCAGTTTTTTTGACAATATTACAATCACAATAAGCTTTATAACATATATGAAGTTAGTTGGGTTTATTATATCTTGTTGTGGCCATGTTATTATAATCAAAGTTGCAGTATTGAATAGACATAAATGTTCTGTTTTCAGGAAATAATTCAATACTTGGAGAAGTCATTTGGAGTAGCTAACATGACAAGTCAGAATGACAATGCTAGCGTAGCTCAGCTAAAGGTTCCCGCAAAAGGAAGCACAGCTCCAGATGTATGTAGTGCTGATCCCAATGCTCTTCCCACTGGATGCGAGAACCTAGTGGGAAATTTATCAGATGATACACTTGAGTTTGAAACACTTTACTCAACTTTGGACAGTGGAAATCAGAACTTGAGCAGATCTATATTGAATGATTTCTCAAGGATATCAGCTGATCTTGCTGCGACAGCAGCTGATTTGAAAGTTAGACTGCAAATATATAAAGTCCGTCTTCTACTTCTCACTAGGAACCTCAAGGTTGCAAAGCGTGAGCTCAAAGTTTTGATGAATATGGCACGTGGCAGGGATTCTTCAACAGAACTCCTCTTGAAATCACAGTTGGAATATGCTCGAGGAAACTACCGAAAAGCTGTGAAACTATTGAGCACACAAAATAACCGAACTGAGCCAGCAATGCTAGCTATGTTCTACAACAACCTTGGTTGTATACTTCACCAACAAAAATCCAACCATACATCAGTTTGGTTCTTTAGCAAATCGCTGAGATATAGCCTGTCCCTTCGCTCAGAGAAACCATTGAAGCTGCCTGCAATCTCACAGGACAAATCTTGTCTTATTTCATACAACTGCGGCATACAACATTTGATGTGTGGGAAACCTTTGTTGGCAGCTCGCTGTTTCCATGAAGCCATTCCGCTTTTCTACAATCAATCTTTGTTTTGGCTCCGGTTTGCAGAGTGTGGTCTGTTTGCGTTGGAGAAGGGCCTTCTGAGTTCATCCAGTGTTTGCATTGATGAGATTGATCTCCATGTTGTGGGGTCAGGAAAATGGCGACACTTAGTTGTCAACCCGGTAAACTCAAGAGTTGAAGATATAATGAGTGGTAATGGCATGAGTGCAGCTGGGAACAAAAGTTTCCTATCACTGAGATTTGTTCGTCAGTGTTTACTCAACGCCCAGCTGTTATTGGGTTATTCTGAGCAAAATAATCAAGTTTTTATGTCAGACACAGAGGACCCCAGTGAAGCAAAAGGCCAAGGCCTTAAAAGTGCACAAGCTAATGCAAATGGAGATCAAAAAGGAATGACAGGCTTCAATATCACCTTGCAGAACTCTATTGCTTCATATGAGGAGATCTGTAGGAAGGAGAACCTTGAAATCAAGCAAGCTGTGCTAGCAGATCTGGCATTTGTTGAACTGTGCCTCGAGAATCCCTCGAGGGCATTATCTGTTGCAAAGTTGCTGCAGCAGTTGCCAGACTGTTCCAGGATGTACGTGTTCCTCAGCCGTGTGTACTGCGCGGAAGCTTTATGTGTACTGAAGAGACCAGATGAAGCCGCTGAGGAGCTATCTGTTTATATGACAGATGTGAACAACTTTGAGGTGCCTTTTGTCATCGAGAACTTTGAGAAGGGGGGCCTTGTAGATAAAGACAGCGACTGCGAGGACTCAGTAGCTCCTGCAGCCATGAAACCAATCCCAGAAGCACAGCACTCCGTGTGCCACAAGCCTGAGGAGGCGTTGGGTGTTCTGTACATCGACCAGGGAATGTTGTCCGCGATGCAAGGTGATATCGAGCGAGCAACCTATTTGGTGGATCGGGGTTTCGCACTGCTGCCTAATGACGCTAGAGCGACGCTGGCAGCTGTTTATTTGGATCTTGTACAAGGGAAGACGCAAGAAGCTCTCCCCAAGTTAAGGCAGTGTAAAAACGTGCGTTTTAGGGGCGATAGCGTAGCAGTCAGCAGCTGAGATAAATAGATTCATTTTGGCAAATTCCTGTAGTAGATAAAATTCTCCAATTGAACCCTGACCGCAAAGGTGGATGTTCAGCAAAGCATAACTATTCAGTGTACAATATATAAAGCCTTCTTTAGCGTCCCAGGTTCAGCCAGGTGCTGCGTTGGGTTACATCAATTTATTGTTGTGTTCAACGGACGAGTTCTGCAGACGGAGCAGTTA includes:
- the LOC100826144 gene encoding CCR4-NOT transcription complex subunit 10 → MDPPPPPPAAAAGTAKETKEPLPPPQAEEDGLMSLTAAMAREAAVHFQSRRYGECVEVLRQIWSKKSGDPKVLHNMAITESFLDGCSDPNKLLEILDKAKKGSEDLASTSREKAESLNGVGINASSGSRGNTIPPQTSGATNAMTAYGDEFDTTIITFNTAAVLYYLHDYSLALSVLEPLYKNIEPIDETTALRVCFLLLDIALALQDATKAAEIIQYLEKSFGVANMTSQNDNASVAQLKVPAKGSTAPDVCSADPNALPTGCENLVGNLSDDTLEFETLYSTLDSGNQNLSRSILNDFSRISADLAATAADLKVRLQIYKVRLLLLTRNLKVAKRELKVLMNMARGRDSSTELLLKSQLEYARGNYRKAVKLLSTQNNRTEPAMLAMFYNNLGCILHQQKSNHTSVWFFSKSLRYSLSLRSEKPLKLPAISQDKSCLISYNCGIQHLMCGKPLLAARCFHEAIPLFYNQSLFWLRFAECGLFALEKGLLSSSSVCIDEIDLHVVGSGKWRHLVVNPVNSRVEDIMSGNGMSAAGNKSFLSLRFVRQCLLNAQLLLGYSEQNNQVFMSDTEDPSEAKGQGLKSAQANANGDQKGMTGFNITLQNSIASYEEICRKENLEIKQAVLADLAFVELCLENPSRALSVAKLLQQLPDCSRMYVFLSRVYCAEALCVLKRPDEAAEELSVYMTDVNNFEVPFVIENFEKGGLVDKDSDCEDSVAPAAMKPIPEAQHSVCHKPEEALGVLYIDQGMLSAMQGDIERATYLVDRGFALLPNDARATLAAVYLDLVQGKTQEALPKLRQCKNVRFRGDSVAVSS